One genomic segment of Acinetobacter sp. C26M includes these proteins:
- a CDS encoding DUF3817 domain-containing protein: MSAMTKKLQQMRFASVLEAVTLLLLFLVAIPLKYAFDLPIATKIMGPIHGLAFLFYLWNLVRTASLWSGVELLRLFVLAFIPFGGFLNEKYIAQRQAKL; this comes from the coding sequence ATGAGCGCAATGACCAAAAAGTTGCAACAGATGCGATTTGCTTCTGTACTCGAAGCCGTCACTTTATTGCTTTTATTCCTTGTAGCGATTCCACTCAAGTACGCATTTGATTTACCTATTGCGACAAAAATCATGGGACCTATTCATGGTCTGGCATTTTTATTCTACCTTTGGAACTTGGTACGTACTGCTTCGCTTTGGTCGGGCGTAGAGTTACTTCGATTATTCGTGCTTGCCTTTATTCCGTTTGGTGGCTTCTTGAACGAGAAATACATTGCACAACGTCAAGCCAAGCTATAA